In Pelodictyon luteolum DSM 273, the genomic stretch TTTCAGCTCAAGGGCGTGGCGCCGTACCTTCGCAATGCAGACGTCACGGATCTCATCCTGCTTTTTCATCACATCCTTAAGCATCACGAGATCCTCGGGGGTAGCCAGACGAAGGATTACCGGACGGGTTTCATGCTTCCGGTCGAGCCCCTTGAGAACGAATTTCTTGCGGGCTATCCGGCCCGTCGAATAGACCATACCGAAATCATACCCCCCGTCTGACTCCACGATGACTTCCTGGCCGACATCGAGCGGCACGGCTGTGTTGTTCAGGAAAAAGTCACGGAGACAGCCTGCAAGCTCGACTTCACAGATATCTCCCTCTACGCCGGTCACCTCATCAGCGGAGCCGGAGTAAAGTTCTTCGACTTCGCTGTGCAGCAGCTGTGAAAGCCGCAGCCTGACCTGTGCGTTGTCGCCCTGAAGGCAGCTGCATACAACATTACCCATAGTCGTTATTTCACTCCTTAGGTGAGGCGCCAAAAAGCGCCTTAATGTATGGGGCGCAAAAAGCGCCTTAAGGTTTCAATCCGCCGGTTTATCGAAGCCTTTCCCCTAAGAAGGGTACGGGCCCCCTCAAGCCGGCGGGCTATGACGTTCTCTTTGAGCGTGTCGAGCCGGGCCGAAGTTTCCTCCTCAAGGAGGCCGGTCAGCCGCTCCGTGCCAGGAAACGTTTCCCGGGTGACTTTCTCTGGTGGAGCGATCGACAGGAACAGCTCAGGTTTCTGTTCTTCAAGATATTCAATCCGGCTGACAACTGAAACAAGGTAAATGCTCTCTCTGGATTCCAGAACACGCTTCACGATGGAGGCCGCCCCGCGGTAATAGCCGAGCGGGCGCCGGTCGACATGCTCGATCCTTCCCTGCGGGAAGAGCCAGAGCGCGTTCTGCCTCTCGGAGGGGGCAAGGAGCAGTTCGGCCGCATAGGAGAGAGTCCGGGCCGCACTGCGAGGGTTCTCCCTGTTGAGTGAAAATGCCCCGAGACGGGTGAAGAACCGGTGCTTTTGGAGCTGTCGTTCTTCAATGATGATGTGAAGGTTCTGGCAGAAGTACTCCTCTGTGAGGAGCTGCGACCAGAACCCGTCCCACCAGTATGCGTGGTTGCAGTGGAAGATGACGGGCACACGGAGGTCCATCTCCCTGAGGGCGGGGTCCAGCAACACCCTCACGGAGTTGAAAAACCGCCTGAACTGCCGGCGCGAGTACCAGCCGAACCAGAGGGTGTACAGCCTGCTGCGCCGGACATACAGCATCAAGTCCTCACTGGAATGCGCGGCTGATGCGGAGGACAGCCTCCTCCAGAGAGGCAATTGAGGCCGCATAGGAGAGGCGGAGGTTTTCGGGGGCACCGAACGCGTCACCCGGAACCGTCGCCACGTAATGCTCCTTGAGGAGGTACTCGGCCACGTCTGCCGAATCCTTCATCACCTTTCCGCCAAGCGTCCTGCCGATGATGCCCCTGATGGAGGGGAAGATGTAGAATGCGCCCTCAGGAAGCGTTGCCTCCACGCCGGGAATGGCGTTGAGG encodes the following:
- a CDS encoding lysophospholipid acyltransferase family protein, translated to MLYVRRSRLYTLWFGWYSRRQFRRFFNSVRVLLDPALREMDLRVPVIFHCNHAYWWDGFWSQLLTEEYFCQNLHIIIEERQLQKHRFFTRLGAFSLNRENPRSAARTLSYAAELLLAPSERQNALWLFPQGRIEHVDRRPLGYYRGAASIVKRVLESRESIYLVSVVSRIEYLEEQKPELFLSIAPPEKVTRETFPGTERLTGLLEEETSARLDTLKENVIARRLEGARTLLRGKASINRRIETLRRFLRPIH